CACTGCTCGCGCGTGACGATCTGAATGCGCCGACTCGGCGTCGCGCCGCGCTCGATCTAAGTCGCGTCTTGCTGGCCGCGCAGCGTTACGAAGAAGCCGAACAGGAACTCTTGCAGGCTTTGCATGGCTCCGGAACGGATCGCGAGGCATGGCATGATCTGGTCGCACTGCGCATCGCCGAGCAAGACTTCGACGGCGCACTCGCCTTGCTCGAGGGGTCAGCGCCCGTCCCGGCGGATGATCCCAACCGCCTGCGTCAGCAGGCACGGGCACTGTCCGCGGCCGGTGCCCATGAGGCGGCACTCGATCTGCAAACGGCGTTGGTCGAGCAGGGCGAGGAACGGCGCAACGATGCCGTGGCGCGTGCCCGCAGCCTGATCCGGCTTGAGCGGGATGACCAGGCGGATGCACTTTTGGAGCGGTTGTTGGCCGATGACCCCAACGACATCGATGTGCGCTATCTCTGGTTCACGCTGGATCCCGATCGCGAAGAGGACCCCTGGTGCGAGGCGCAACCGCCGCGCCTGACACCCGAGCAACTGGTGCGTTGGGGCGAGCTTGATGCGCGCGCGGGTCGCAACAAGGAGGCGATCGTCTGTCTGGAGGCGGCGTTGGAGCAAGACCCCACGCATTTCCAAGCGCGCCTGGCGCTGGCGGAAACGGCGGCGACCGTGCGTGACTTCGAGCGCTCGCTCGCACTCCTCGACGCACTCCTGGATGACTTTCCGGACACCTCGAAGCTTCAGCTGACGCGGGCGCGCGTCTTGTCTTGGGCCGAGCGCTACGCGGACGCACAAGAGGCGTATGCAGAGCTTCGCGAGGCCCGCCCGGAGGACCCGGTGCCGACGCGCGAGGCCGCGCGCGTCGCCATGTGGAGCAAGGACGCCGGCGCGGCGACTCGACTCTATCGGGAGATGCAGGTCTCCCGTCAGGTCGAGCGCTTCCAGCCCGAGGTCGAGACGCTGCGTGCGCGGGTTCAGCTCCCGGCGATCGAGGCGGCCTTGTCCGATCTCGGCGACGCACTCGGCGAAGGCCGTGTCTATCCCATGCTCGGTCCGCTCGAAGCCGCGCTGGCGGAGGAGGGCGATGCGCTGACGCCGGAACTCGCCGATCGGCTCGCCGTGCTGGTGATCGCGCTGCGGCCGGTCGATCGCATCCAGGAAAGCGCGTTTCTCGAGGAGCAGGCGAAACTCAATGCGTGGCATCGTCGTTTCAGAACGGCCAACACGCGTTTCGGAGAGCTCATCGCGGTGCAACCCGGAAACCAGGAGGCACTCTTCGACCAAGCGCAAATGCAGTGCATCGTCGGCTTGTATGATGAGTCGCTCGACACCTACCGATCCCTGTTGAACCTCGACCCCCTGCACAGTCGCGCCAGCGAAGCGGTCGAACGCATTGCGGTCAGCTCCCGTCCGGCCTTGGGCTTGAACCTCAGCGTCTGGAGCGAAGAAAGCCCCGGCGGCACGCGCTTGGCCGCGATCGACCGTCAACACACGGAGTTCGCGGCCGAGATTCCTCTGAAGAACGGACGCTATCAGGTCAGCGTCGGGCAACACCTCTGGCAGGAGCGACCGAAACCGCTCGACGATGTCCGCGGCGGCGATCAATTGCTGGGCACCTATGAGGCGCAAGGACAGAGTCTCGGTTTCAGTGGTGTCCTCTCGCCTTGGCTGAGCGGCGCCGCGGAAATCACCTACAAGGATTATCAATCCTCCGCGCTCGCCGATCCGACCTTGGGCCGGGCTGCGCTGACCGTGAATCTGCGGGACTGGGCTGACCTCGGTCTGGAATACGTGCGGACCGAGATGCTCGCCAACGGCTTCGCCCTCGAGCAGGGGATCCTCGCCAATCTGTGGCGCATCCAGGTGGCCGCTCCATTAAGGCGCTGGCTGGATCTCGATCTGCTCGCCGAATATCAGGACTACAGCGATGCGAATCAGGGCATTGTGCTGCGTGGCGATCTCGGCGCAGTCCTCACGGATCATCCGCGCGAGCTCAAGCTCACCCTAACCGGTGAGTATCGGGATGTTCGCAACCAAAACGTCTTTGAATTCGACGGCCCAAACCTCGTGAACATCCAGTATCCGTACTGGACACCACGCGATTATGTCGCCGGCGCCTTGACCCTGCAGTGGCGACACGATTTGGCGGAGTTTCTATTCTGCGGCGCTCGCCAACATGTTTATCTGCTCAAGCTCGGTTTGGGTACCGACACGGATCATAATGCCGGCATCCGCTTTGAAGCTGAATATCGCTACGATTTCGCACCGCGTTGGAGCTTGACCGCTCAGGGCATGATTCAGCGCTCCCGCGAGTGGGATGCCGAAGGGCTCTGGCTTGGGCTCGGTTACCGCTTTTGATCCGGAGAATCAGAAGGTATGGATAAGGGGTCCGCACACAAGAGGCCGATCTTTTCGATCGCTTTGATCACGGCTGTTGTCGCCCTCGTTCTGTACCTGATCGTGCGGACGTCGTTATTCGTCCTCGCCGACTATGTCTGGTACGAGAAGAGTATCGCCTTGCTCTTGTTGTTCGCCGAATTCTTCATTATGTTGCATGCGTTCGGCTATTTCCTGAATCTCTACCATGTCCTGCATCGGGACTCCGCAC
The sequence above is drawn from the Thiocapsa rosea genome and encodes:
- a CDS encoding tetratricopeptide repeat protein codes for the protein MAERRARPLATAPSASGPSVARRRWAVGIVSGLIGLLALGLLALAQPAAFARPSPGSTIVPESAWIDDREARLELARVLAALGQVRETREQVLALAADAPRDPAQQLALANIMMTWGDFRRAEALLRPLLARDDLNAPTRRRAALDLSRVLLAAQRYEEAEQELLQALHGSGTDREAWHDLVALRIAEQDFDGALALLEGSAPVPADDPNRLRQQARALSAAGAHEAALDLQTALVEQGEERRNDAVARARSLIRLERDDQADALLERLLADDPNDIDVRYLWFTLDPDREEDPWCEAQPPRLTPEQLVRWGELDARAGRNKEAIVCLEAALEQDPTHFQARLALAETAATVRDFERSLALLDALLDDFPDTSKLQLTRARVLSWAERYADAQEAYAELREARPEDPVPTREAARVAMWSKDAGAATRLYREMQVSRQVERFQPEVETLRARVQLPAIEAALSDLGDALGEGRVYPMLGPLEAALAEEGDALTPELADRLAVLVIALRPVDRIQESAFLEEQAKLNAWHRRFRTANTRFGELIAVQPGNQEALFDQAQMQCIVGLYDESLDTYRSLLNLDPLHSRASEAVERIAVSSRPALGLNLSVWSEESPGGTRLAAIDRQHTEFAAEIPLKNGRYQVSVGQHLWQERPKPLDDVRGGDQLLGTYEAQGQSLGFSGVLSPWLSGAAEITYKDYQSSALADPTLGRAALTVNLRDWADLGLEYVRTEMLANGFALEQGILANLWRIQVAAPLRRWLDLDLLAEYQDYSDANQGIVLRGDLGAVLTDHPRELKLTLTGEYRDVRNQNVFEFDGPNLVNIQYPYWTPRDYVAGALTLQWRHDLAEFLFCGARQHVYLLKLGLGTDTDHNAGIRFEAEYRYDFAPRWSLTAQGMIQRSREWDAEGLWLGLGYRF